The Pseudomonas wenzhouensis genome has a segment encoding these proteins:
- the fadA gene encoding acetyl-CoA C-acyltransferase FadA produces MSLNPRDAVIVDFGRTPMGRSKGGMHRNTRAETMSAHLISKVLERNAKIDPAEVEDVIWGCVNQTLEQGWNIARMASLMTQIPHTSAGQTVSRLCGSSMSALHTAVQAIQTGNGDVFVVGGVEHMGHVGMMHGVDPNPHLSLYAAKASGMMGLTAEMLGKMHGINREQQDAFGERSHRLAHKATVEGKFKDEIIPMQGYDENGFLKMFDFDETIRPETTLESLAALKPAFNPKGGTVTAGTSSQITDGASCMIVMSAQRAQDLGIQPMAVVRAMAVAGVDPAIMGYGPVPSTQKALKRAGLSMADIDFVELNEAFAAQALPVLKDLKLLDKMEEKVNLHGGAIALGHPFGCSGARISGTLLNVMKQNGGTFGVSTMCVGLGQGITTVFERV; encoded by the coding sequence ATGAGCCTGAATCCTAGAGATGCAGTGATCGTCGACTTCGGTCGTACCCCGATGGGTCGTTCCAAGGGCGGCATGCACCGCAATACCCGCGCCGAGACCATGTCCGCGCACCTGATCAGCAAAGTGCTGGAGCGCAACGCCAAGATCGACCCGGCCGAAGTCGAGGACGTGATCTGGGGTTGCGTTAACCAGACCCTGGAACAGGGCTGGAACATCGCGCGCATGGCGTCGCTGATGACCCAGATCCCGCACACCAGTGCCGGCCAGACCGTCAGCCGTCTGTGCGGTTCGTCCATGAGCGCCCTGCACACTGCCGTGCAGGCGATCCAGACCGGTAACGGCGATGTGTTCGTTGTCGGCGGTGTGGAGCACATGGGCCACGTCGGCATGATGCATGGCGTCGACCCGAACCCGCACCTGTCGCTGTACGCCGCCAAGGCGTCCGGCATGATGGGCCTGACCGCTGAAATGCTGGGCAAGATGCATGGCATCAACCGCGAGCAGCAGGACGCCTTCGGTGAGCGTTCGCACCGTCTGGCGCACAAGGCCACCGTCGAAGGCAAGTTCAAGGATGAAATCATCCCGATGCAAGGCTACGACGAGAACGGCTTCCTGAAGATGTTCGATTTCGACGAAACCATTCGTCCGGAAACCACCCTGGAAAGCCTGGCTGCGCTGAAGCCTGCCTTCAACCCGAAAGGTGGCACCGTGACTGCGGGTACATCCTCGCAGATCACCGACGGCGCTTCCTGCATGATCGTCATGAGCGCCCAGCGTGCTCAGGATCTGGGCATCCAGCCGATGGCCGTGGTTCGCGCCATGGCGGTGGCCGGTGTCGATCCGGCAATCATGGGCTACGGTCCGGTGCCGTCCACGCAGAAGGCGCTCAAGCGTGCCGGTCTGAGCATGGCTGACATCGATTTCGTCGAACTCAACGAAGCCTTTGCGGCCCAGGCTCTGCCGGTGCTGAAGGACCTGAAGCTGCTCGACAAGATGGAAGAGAAGGTCAACCTGCACGGCGGCGCGATCGCCCTGGGTCACCCCTTCGGTTGTTCCGGTGCTCGTATCTCCGGTACCCTGCTCAACGTCATGAAGCAAAACGGTGGCACTTTCGGTGTCTCCACCATGTGCGTGGGCCTTGGCCAAGGCATCACCACTGTCTTCGAACGCGTTTAA
- a CDS encoding DUF1653 domain-containing protein, whose protein sequence is MQLQPGLYRHYKGPQYRVFGVARHSENEEEVVVYQALYGEFGLWVRPLGMFCEEVEVDGKRVPRFALIQAEVSPIGGSHA, encoded by the coding sequence ATGCAGTTGCAGCCAGGACTCTATCGTCACTACAAAGGCCCGCAGTACCGTGTATTCGGTGTGGCACGCCATTCCGAGAATGAGGAAGAGGTGGTGGTCTACCAGGCGTTGTACGGCGAGTTTGGCTTGTGGGTGCGGCCACTCGGCATGTTCTGCGAAGAGGTCGAGGTGGACGGCAAGCGCGTTCCGCGCTTTGCTTTGATTCAGGCCGAAGTCAGCCCTATCGGCGGTTCGCACGCCTGA
- the lexA gene encoding transcriptional repressor LexA — protein sequence MLKLTPRQAEILAFIKRCLEDNGYPPTRAEIAQELGFKSPNAAEEHLKALARKGAIEMTPGASRGIRIPGFETGAANEDEGLPVIGRVAAGAPILAQQHVEESCQINPAFFQPKADYLLRVRGMSMKDIGIFDGDLLAVHTTREARNGQIVVARIDDEVTVKRFKREGNKVWLIAENPEFAPIEVDLEHQDLIIEGLSVGVIRR from the coding sequence ATGCTGAAACTGACGCCACGCCAAGCCGAGATTCTCGCTTTCATCAAACGCTGCCTGGAAGACAACGGCTACCCTCCCACCCGTGCGGAAATCGCTCAGGAACTGGGGTTCAAGTCACCCAACGCCGCAGAAGAACACCTCAAGGCCCTCGCCCGCAAGGGTGCCATCGAGATGACGCCAGGCGCTTCGCGCGGCATCCGCATTCCCGGCTTCGAAACTGGCGCAGCAAACGAGGACGAAGGCCTGCCGGTGATTGGCCGCGTCGCAGCCGGCGCGCCGATTCTCGCCCAGCAACACGTCGAGGAATCCTGCCAGATCAACCCCGCCTTCTTTCAACCCAAAGCCGACTATCTGTTGCGCGTACGCGGCATGAGCATGAAGGACATCGGTATTTTCGATGGTGATCTGCTCGCCGTACACACCACCCGCGAAGCACGCAACGGCCAGATCGTCGTCGCCCGTATCGATGACGAAGTGACGGTCAAACGTTTCAAACGCGAGGGCAACAAGGTCTGGCTGATTGCCGAAAATCCCGAGTTTGCCCCGATCGAAGTGGACCTGGAACACCAGGATCTGATCATCGAAGGTTTGAGTGTCGGTGTAATCCGCCGCTGA
- the topA gene encoding type I DNA topoisomerase: MGKSLVIVESPAKAKTINKYLGSQYVVKSSIGHIRDLPTSGSASASKEPAKRGKAAAEAPALSPKEKAKRQLFARMGVDPEHGWKAKYEILPGKEKVIEELRRLAKDADTIYLATDLDREGEAIAWHLRESIGGDDSRYKRVVFNEITKKAIQEAFSRPGELDINRVNAQQARRFLDRVVGYMVSPLLWAKIARGLSAGRVQSVAVKLVVAREKEIRAFVPEEYWEVHADLGTAKNAKVRFEVVREGGAAFKPVNEAQAMAALEKLKASSYSVVKREDRPTSSKPSAPFITSTLQQAASNRLGFGVKKTMMMAQRLYEAGYITYMRTDSTNLSNDAVEMVRGFIGSEYGDQYLPGKPNQYSSKEGAQEAHEAIRPSDVNLRPTQLSGMERDAERLYDLIWRQFVACQMPPAEYLSTSVTVAAGSFELRAKGRILKFDGYTRVLPQQSKPGEDDVLPEMKEGEGLKLIQLDPSQHFTKPPARYSEASLVKELEKRGIGRPSTYAAIISTIQDRGYVTVHNRRFYAEKMGDIVTERLDESFANLMDYSFTATMEEHLDDVAQGEREWKHLLDEFYGDFKKKLEAAEAGEGGMRANQPTLTDIPCRDCGRPMMIRTASTGVFLGCSGYALPPKERCKATINLVPGDEIAADDEGESESLVLLGKHRCPICATAMDAYLLDETRKLHICGNNPDCTGYEIEQGQYRIKGYEGPSLECDKCGSQMQLKTGRFGKFFGCTNASCKNTRKLLKNGEAAPPKMDKVEMPELRCEKVDDTYVLRDGASGLFLAASQFPKNRETRAPLVLEIVPHKHEIDPKYHFLCDAPQKDPDGRPAVIRYSRKTKEQYVQSEVDGKPTGWRAFYDGGKWKVEDKR, encoded by the coding sequence ATGGGCAAATCGCTGGTCATCGTGGAATCCCCGGCCAAGGCCAAGACCATCAACAAGTACCTGGGCAGCCAGTACGTGGTGAAGTCGAGCATCGGCCACATCCGTGACCTGCCTACCAGCGGCTCGGCAAGTGCCAGCAAGGAACCGGCCAAACGCGGCAAGGCCGCTGCCGAGGCGCCTGCACTGTCGCCCAAGGAAAAGGCCAAGCGTCAGCTATTCGCGCGCATGGGTGTCGATCCCGAGCACGGCTGGAAAGCCAAGTACGAGATCCTGCCCGGCAAGGAAAAGGTGATCGAAGAACTGCGCCGCCTGGCCAAGGATGCTGACACCATCTATCTCGCAACCGACTTGGATCGCGAGGGGGAAGCCATCGCCTGGCACCTGCGCGAATCCATCGGTGGCGATGATAGCCGCTACAAGCGCGTGGTGTTCAACGAGATCACCAAGAAGGCGATTCAGGAAGCCTTCTCCAGGCCGGGCGAGCTGGATATCAACCGCGTCAACGCCCAGCAGGCGCGGCGCTTCCTCGACCGCGTGGTGGGCTACATGGTCTCGCCGCTGCTGTGGGCCAAGATTGCCCGTGGGCTGTCTGCCGGTCGCGTGCAGTCGGTGGCGGTGAAGCTGGTGGTGGCGCGCGAGAAAGAAATCCGCGCCTTCGTTCCGGAAGAATACTGGGAAGTGCACGCCGATCTCGGCACCGCGAAGAACGCCAAGGTGCGCTTCGAGGTGGTGCGCGAAGGCGGTGCTGCCTTCAAGCCGGTCAACGAAGCACAGGCCATGGCCGCGCTGGAGAAGCTCAAGGCGTCCAGCTACAGCGTGGTCAAGCGCGAAGACCGTCCGACCAGCAGCAAGCCTTCGGCGCCTTTCATCACCTCCACCCTGCAGCAGGCCGCGAGCAACCGCCTGGGCTTCGGCGTGAAGAAAACCATGATGATGGCCCAGCGTCTCTACGAGGCCGGCTACATCACCTATATGCGTACCGACTCGACCAACCTGTCCAACGACGCGGTGGAGATGGTGCGTGGCTTCATCGGCAGTGAGTACGGCGACCAGTACCTGCCGGGCAAGCCGAATCAGTATTCGAGCAAGGAAGGCGCGCAGGAGGCGCACGAAGCGATTCGTCCGTCCGACGTCAACCTGCGTCCGACCCAGCTGTCCGGCATGGAACGTGACGCCGAGCGCCTGTATGACCTGATCTGGCGCCAGTTCGTCGCCTGCCAGATGCCGCCGGCCGAATACCTGTCCACCAGCGTGACTGTCGCCGCCGGCTCGTTCGAGCTGCGTGCCAAGGGGCGTATCCTCAAGTTCGACGGTTACACCCGCGTGCTGCCACAGCAGAGCAAGCCAGGCGAGGACGATGTCCTGCCGGAAATGAAAGAGGGCGAGGGCCTCAAGCTGATCCAGCTCGATCCCAGCCAGCACTTCACCAAGCCGCCGGCGCGCTACTCCGAAGCCAGCCTGGTCAAGGAACTGGAAAAGCGCGGTATCGGTCGCCCATCCACCTACGCGGCGATCATTTCCACCATCCAGGATCGCGGCTACGTCACGGTGCACAACCGTCGTTTCTATGCCGAGAAGATGGGCGACATCGTCACCGAGCGTCTCGACGAGAGCTTCGCCAACCTGATGGACTACAGCTTCACCGCCACCATGGAAGAGCATCTCGATGATGTGGCCCAGGGCGAGCGTGAGTGGAAGCACCTGCTCGATGAGTTCTACGGTGACTTCAAGAAGAAGCTTGAGGCCGCCGAAGCAGGCGAGGGCGGCATGCGCGCCAACCAGCCGACCCTGACCGACATTCCCTGCCGTGACTGCGGTCGGCCGATGATGATCCGCACCGCCTCCACTGGCGTGTTCCTCGGCTGTTCCGGCTATGCGCTGCCGCCGAAGGAGCGCTGCAAAGCCACCATCAACCTGGTGCCGGGCGATGAGATCGCCGCCGATGACGAGGGTGAGTCCGAGTCTCTGGTACTGCTCGGCAAGCATCGCTGCCCGATCTGCGCTACCGCCATGGATGCCTACCTGCTGGATGAAACCCGCAAGTTGCACATCTGTGGCAATAACCCCGATTGCACCGGCTACGAGATCGAGCAGGGCCAGTACCGCATCAAGGGCTATGAGGGGCCGAGCCTGGAGTGCGACAAGTGCGGCAGCCAGATGCAGCTCAAGACCGGCCGTTTCGGCAAGTTCTTCGGTTGCACCAATGCCAGTTGCAAGAACACCCGCAAGTTGCTCAAGAACGGTGAAGCGGCGCCGCCGAAGATGGACAAGGTGGAGATGCCCGAACTCAGATGCGAGAAGGTGGACGACACCTACGTGCTGCGCGACGGCGCATCGGGCCTGTTCCTCGCTGCCAGCCAGTTCCCTAAGAACCGTGAGACGCGTGCGCCGCTGGTACTGGAAATCGTCCCGCACAAGCATGAGATCGATCCCAAGTACCACTTCCTCTGCGATGCCCCGCAGAAGGATCCGGATGGGCGTCCGGCCGTGATTCGCTACAGCCGCAAGACCAAGGAGCAGTACGTGCAGTCCGAGGTCGATGGCAAGCCGACCGGCTGGCGCGCGTTCTACGATGGCGGCAAGTGGAAGGTCGAAGACAAGCGCTGA
- the nagZ gene encoding beta-N-acetylhexosaminidase codes for MQGSLMMDIAGTWLTAEDRQMLRQPEVGGLIIFARNIESSPQVRELCQSIRAVRPDLLLAVDQEGGRVQRLRQGFLRLPAMRAIADNHNAEALAEQCGWLMATEVLAVGLDLSFAPVLDLDHQRSAVVGSRAFEGDPQRATTLAAAFIRGMHQAGMAATGKHFPGHGWAEADSHVAIPVDERSLDEIRACDMQPFKHLASTLDAVMPAHVIYPQVDEQPAGFSRRWLQDILRGELGFDGVIFSDDLSMTGAHVVGDAGKRIEAALAAGCDMGLVCNDRGSAELALSALQRLQVRPAERLQRMRGRVHACTDYRQVPRWSAAVAALRAAQLID; via the coding sequence ATGCAAGGCTCTTTGATGATGGACATCGCCGGTACCTGGCTGACTGCCGAGGATCGCCAGATGCTGCGCCAGCCCGAAGTGGGCGGTCTGATCATTTTTGCCCGCAACATCGAATCGTCGCCCCAGGTGCGCGAGCTGTGCCAGAGCATTCGCGCCGTGCGCCCGGATCTGCTGCTGGCGGTGGATCAGGAGGGCGGCCGGGTTCAGCGGCTGCGTCAGGGTTTTCTGCGGCTGCCGGCGATGCGTGCGATTGCCGATAACCACAACGCCGAAGCGCTGGCCGAGCAGTGCGGCTGGCTGATGGCGACCGAGGTGCTGGCGGTTGGGCTGGATCTGAGTTTCGCCCCGGTGCTGGATCTTGACCACCAGCGCAGTGCGGTGGTTGGCAGCCGCGCCTTCGAGGGGGATCCGCAGCGGGCCACCACGCTGGCTGCCGCGTTCATTCGTGGCATGCATCAGGCGGGTATGGCGGCGACCGGTAAGCACTTCCCCGGGCATGGTTGGGCCGAGGCCGATTCCCACGTTGCAATCCCGGTTGACGAGCGCAGTCTCGATGAGATTCGTGCCTGCGACATGCAGCCATTCAAGCACCTGGCGAGCACGCTCGATGCGGTGATGCCGGCGCATGTCATCTATCCGCAGGTCGATGAGCAGCCAGCGGGCTTCTCCCGTCGCTGGCTGCAGGACATCCTGCGCGGTGAGTTGGGTTTCGACGGCGTGATCTTCAGCGATGACCTGTCCATGACTGGAGCGCATGTGGTCGGCGATGCCGGCAAGCGTATCGAGGCGGCCCTCGCAGCCGGCTGTGACATGGGCCTGGTATGCAACGACCGGGGCTCAGCCGAACTGGCCCTCAGCGCACTGCAGCGCCTGCAGGTCAGGCCAGCTGAGCGCCTGCAGCGCATGCGTGGGCGTGTGCATGCCTGCACCGATTACCGCCAGGTACCGCGCTGGTCGGCGGCTGTTGCGGCGCTCAGGGCTGCACAACTGATTGACTGA
- a CDS encoding DUF6586 family protein encodes MAKEIYTRTNQKIFFAGIALDNWRKAEASSAFNVQALVQAEREAALFHLYGGLLGLCHEIAGYYRMSDAAPSRVEAFVQQAVLEGSPSPELAELVELAQQRETWLAELLAAYAALFQPPREERKAKVDPSMPLITAVSVGEEPVELSLDDIDAWRQQLKALVLRFREGLSEC; translated from the coding sequence ATGGCCAAAGAAATCTACACCCGTACCAATCAGAAGATTTTCTTCGCCGGTATTGCCCTGGATAACTGGCGCAAGGCCGAGGCGTCCTCCGCGTTCAATGTTCAGGCGCTGGTGCAGGCCGAGCGCGAGGCCGCACTGTTTCACCTGTACGGCGGCCTGCTCGGGTTGTGTCACGAGATCGCTGGCTACTACCGCATGAGCGATGCCGCGCCTTCGCGTGTCGAGGCCTTCGTGCAGCAGGCGGTACTCGAGGGTTCGCCCAGCCCTGAGCTGGCTGAACTGGTCGAGTTGGCGCAGCAGCGTGAGACCTGGCTGGCCGAGTTGCTGGCCGCCTATGCTGCGCTGTTCCAGCCGCCGCGTGAGGAGCGCAAGGCCAAGGTCGACCCATCCATGCCCTTGATCACGGCCGTCAGTGTTGGCGAGGAGCCAGTCGAGTTGAGCCTCGATGATATCGATGCCTGGCGCCAGCAGCTCAAGGCCCTGGTATTGCGCTTCCGTGAAGGGCTCAGCGAGTGCTGA
- the sulA gene encoding SOS-induced cell division inhibitor SulA: MHMQQSFERPQLPLFDAFLGRTPEEPLLATNDIPRGEDDQTFSELALRGAAGHCLHLLAPILRELSQNQDARWLTLVAPPASLTQSWLRDAGLNRERILLLQPRQGQSALELAEEALKLGRSHTVVSWLHPVEHSTRQRLAHAANLGSAQSLNISLG; encoded by the coding sequence ATGCACATGCAGCAGTCGTTCGAGCGCCCACAACTCCCACTTTTCGACGCGTTCCTTGGCCGAACGCCTGAAGAGCCGCTGCTAGCCACAAATGATATCCCGCGTGGCGAGGATGATCAGACGTTCAGTGAACTGGCTCTGCGTGGTGCCGCCGGCCACTGCCTGCACCTGCTGGCGCCGATTCTGCGTGAGCTGAGCCAGAATCAGGATGCACGCTGGCTGACCCTGGTGGCGCCACCCGCCAGCCTCACACAAAGCTGGCTACGCGATGCCGGCCTGAATCGTGAACGCATCCTACTGCTGCAGCCGCGACAAGGGCAAAGCGCTCTGGAGCTGGCTGAGGAGGCACTCAAACTGGGCCGCAGCCATACTGTGGTCAGTTGGCTGCATCCGGTCGAGCACAGCACGCGCCAACGCCTGGCGCACGCCGCCAATCTCGGCAGCGCGCAAAGCCTGAATATCAGCCTGGGCTAA
- a CDS encoding TetR/AcrR family transcriptional regulator: MAQSETVERILDAAEQLFAEKGFAETSLRLITSKAGVNLAAVNYHFGSKKALIQAVFSRFLGPFCASLEKELDRRQAKSDTQFSLEELLELLVEQALAVKPRSGNDLSIFMRLLGLAFSQSQGHLRKYLEEVYGKVFRRYMLLVHEAAPRIPPLELFWRVHFMLGAAAFSMSGIKALRAMAETDFGVNTSIEQVMRMMVPFLAAGMRSETGVNDPALATAQLKPRSKTPGTAPKV; the protein is encoded by the coding sequence ATGGCTCAGTCGGAAACCGTTGAACGCATTCTCGATGCTGCGGAACAGCTGTTCGCGGAAAAAGGCTTCGCAGAGACCTCGCTGCGTCTGATTACCAGCAAGGCTGGGGTCAATCTGGCAGCCGTCAATTACCACTTCGGTTCGAAGAAGGCGCTGATTCAGGCTGTCTTCTCGCGTTTTCTCGGGCCATTTTGCGCCAGCCTTGAGAAAGAACTGGATCGTCGTCAGGCCAAGTCCGACACGCAGTTCTCGCTGGAGGAGTTGCTGGAGTTGCTGGTCGAGCAGGCGCTGGCGGTGAAGCCTCGCAGTGGCAATGACCTGTCGATCTTCATGCGTCTGCTCGGTCTGGCGTTCAGTCAGAGCCAGGGGCATCTGCGTAAATACCTGGAAGAAGTTTACGGCAAGGTGTTCCGCCGCTACATGCTGCTGGTGCATGAGGCGGCGCCGCGCATTCCGCCGCTGGAACTGTTCTGGCGCGTGCACTTCATGCTGGGGGCGGCAGCCTTCAGCATGTCCGGGATCAAGGCCTTGCGCGCCATGGCGGAGACGGATTTCGGCGTCAACACCTCGATCGAGCAGGTGATGCGCATGATGGTGCCGTTCCTGGCAGCCGGTATGCGTTCGGAAACCGGGGTCAACGACCCGGCGCTGGCCACTGCGCAACTCAAGCCGCGCAGCAAGACGCCAGGCACGGCACCCAAGGTCTGA
- a CDS encoding L,D-transpeptidase — protein MAELDLLHISIADQALYGFTGGQLKLRLPVSTALNGPGERNGSGCTPRGLHQVRARIGAGLPVAAVLRGRRWTGEVWSPQLHEQFPGRDWILTRILWLSGLEPGRNRMGEVDTFRRYIYLHGTPDTEPMGEPLSHGCIRLRNADMLMLFDRVPHHCKVRIDEAPCSQWAANQDFK, from the coding sequence ATGGCCGAACTCGATCTCCTGCATATCTCCATCGCCGATCAGGCGCTCTACGGTTTCACTGGCGGGCAACTGAAGTTGCGTCTGCCCGTTTCCACTGCACTCAATGGCCCCGGTGAGCGTAACGGCTCGGGCTGTACGCCGCGTGGGCTGCATCAGGTGCGCGCGAGGATTGGCGCCGGTTTGCCTGTGGCTGCGGTGCTGCGCGGCCGTCGCTGGACGGGCGAGGTCTGGTCGCCGCAGTTGCATGAGCAGTTTCCAGGCCGCGACTGGATTCTCACCCGCATTCTCTGGCTAAGCGGTCTCGAGCCCGGGCGCAACCGTATGGGTGAGGTCGATACCTTCCGCCGCTACATCTATCTGCATGGCACGCCGGATACGGAACCCATGGGCGAGCCGTTGTCCCATGGCTGCATCCGTTTGCGTAACGCGGACATGCTGATGCTCTTCGACCGCGTCCCGCATCACTGCAAGGTGCGCATCGATGAGGCGCCGTGTTCGCAGTGGGCGGCAAACCAGGATTTCAAATAA